In the genome of Spirochaetota bacterium, the window GAAATCCCAAAAAATGAGGTGAATTCATATATGGCCATTCCTGATTATCAGAAATTTATGCTACCTCTTTTAAAATATGCTGAAGATAATTTAGAGCATTCAATAAATGAAGCAATTGATTACCTTGCAAATCAATTTGAAATCACCAAGGAAAACAGAAATAGTCTACTTCCAAG includes:
- a CDS encoding winged helix-turn-helix domain-containing protein, translating into MLPLLKYAEDNLEHSINEAIDYLANQFEITKENRNSLLP